In a single window of the Bacillus mycoides genome:
- a CDS encoding N-acetyltransferase, with translation MGFPKVERLLINYKTLDEFKKFKGCGAQELSMLEELQANIIENDSESPFYGIYYGGSLIARMSLYMKRNGGEPFEITGTYLELYKLEVLPTFQKQGFGQMLVNYAKQLQFPIKTIARIQSSGFWDKLSFQPVSVTDGDFYIWHPETNSNAITNEESA, from the coding sequence ATGGGATTCCCAAAAGTTGAACGCTTGCTCATCAATTATAAAACATTAGATGAATTTAAAAAATTTAAAGGGTGCGGAGCTCAAGAACTATCCATGTTGGAAGAATTACAAGCAAACATTATTGAAAATGATAGTGAGTCTCCATTTTACGGGATTTATTATGGTGGATCGCTAATCGCACGTATGAGTCTATATATGAAAAGGAACGGTGGAGAACCATTTGAAATTACAGGTACTTACCTAGAACTTTATAAACTTGAAGTATTGCCGACTTTTCAAAAACAAGGATTCGGACAAATGCTTGTTAATTATGCGAAACAACTACAATTCCCAATTAAAACGATAGCACGTATCCAGTCATCTGGTTTTTGGGATAAATTAAGTTTCCAGCCAGTATCAGTAACTGATGGTGATTTTTATATTTGGCATCCAGAAACAAATTCGAATGCGATTACAAACGAAGAATCTGCATAA